Below is a window of Acyrthosiphon pisum isolate AL4f unplaced genomic scaffold, pea_aphid_22Mar2018_4r6ur Scaffold_197;HRSCAF=598, whole genome shotgun sequence DNA.
TAAATGAATTTTGTGATATATTTGGACCAGTTGCAGAGTCCTTAGATTTCTTACAAGGTGAAAAAGCCATGTATATGGGATATCTGCTACCGACTTTACATGCtttggagaaaaaaattaaaaatagacaaTGTAAACCTATGACGCATTGTACACTTTTATTAGAAGCTGTTTTaagatcattaaaaaaaaggtttgtaagattaaattagaaaattaaataaattattatttaatatattaatcttaattaatattactatttaataattactatgttACTGGTGTTATAGATTTGATCACATATGGATGGAAAAAGAATTAGTAATTGCTGCATGTCTTATTCCAAGATTTAAACTAAATTGGCTAGAAGGTGACAACAAATTGAAtgctgaattatttttaaaaactgagtTTGTATGTTCTGAAAATGAAGTATCTGATGGTAATTCAGCTAGTGATTCTGATTCTGAttcaaataaagattttttttgtttaccaaCAAAAAGCtattccaataaaaataatacaataacctCAGATCAAGaacttttaaatttcttaaataacaaaaatattgatttaaaaagtttatttgcaTTTCCTAAAGTACTATTAAAATTTGTTCAGTTTAATACAGGTTTACCCTCTAGTGCACCAGTAGAAAGGTTATTTAGTACTGGAGGGAATGTAATGACATCAAAACGTCATAGACTGAGTGATGATATGtttgaaaacttaattttattaaaacaaaataagatattttgaagttcaataaaatttacaaatagttttcttttttatttagataaatagatatttacctacagtttttttaaatttttatttgatgttataatacctaacaaggatacaagttgttttttttttattcaataaagttttaaaaatgtatcgaattaaaatatgaattatttatttatcatgtaggtacctatattttacctatttactgtttttgtttcaatatttgaattgtCTGAGTTGAATATATTaggaataacaattataattttcaattcgACCTAAATTTAAGTCTTCAATCGAAAAGATTTTTTCAACTCTTAAAAAAACTATGGAGGTAGCTAATTTTTCTAAGGTGACCTTGTCCAATCTCTTGATTGTGTGTATAGTGCCCTAGTATTCGCTTAATTTTATCACTAGGAAattcttattaaaatgtaactcAAATAATGTGTCAaactttataaattgttgggGAAGGTGGGGCAGAACTGGGATCATAAGGTATCAGAAGCTATAATTCActcaaaaattgtgtttttgattTGAAACTTGAACTGTGTAATCTTTAGGAAATGGTTATTAATATGTTAGCATGTTTTAAACATCCATTTAAGTCTCATAGTGTTAAAGGTCAAAATAGGTTTAAGGATAATTTTTCCCGTTTTGCCCCATACCTGGGGTAAAATGGGGACGTCcctcaaatataatttatttcacataaatatgtgaacatgaaatttttagtatatgATATTGTTGGCCCCAggaatctatataatattaagtttttaattcagtatgattattataagacataaatattgaaatgtccCCGTTTTGCCCCATGGCGCCCTATATGctctaaattgtatttttattttttgtttgagtCGTATATGTTtatgggtttttaatttttatattcacgGCAGGCTaacgattcataaaaaaaaaattaaatgaacgcGACCAAACGAACGcgttcattttttaaaagaacgtgaacgtgaacgcgttcgtttgaaaaaaacacgaacgtgaacgtgaacgagttcctttttgaAGTactgaacgtgaacgtgaacgagttcatttttttcgtgaacgttccgaacactgtacaatatcatatatatatataacaataattatatttttaaattgaattattatttcaaggCACGTTCCCGAGTCCTGAcgatctattattattattcaaatagaatccgttataaataaattaattatgtaacctATACaatcaggggcgccatttcagttttaaaataggGCTGCCAAATTTTTTACCAGGCCACAGTTATaacaatgaaaatttaaatgtaaccaTGTTGGAGTTATTTCTACCTTACTATTAGGGATGAAAAATAAATCTGCAaagagaaaaaaacaaatagcaaaaaaaactgcaaaataaaaatagaacccTATGCTCCCATAGAACTTGTAATTCTTTTAGATTACAGTAGTTATTAGCAAGCtgctttttttgtaattaatatgcTGTTATGTAATCTAGATTACACTGTCATCTGTAAGCCcaaatcaaacatttaataatagcatcttaacttaaaatgactagtaccataaattaaaaattaaaattgaatctttaattatacaaataaagttggtagcaacaaaatatatatgaaaaataaaaatatgtttctaatACATGTAGTTATTTGAGATAAGCAAGCAAGATGcaagtaaacaataaattatttatagtttgaatttaaGAGTTCTTCTTAAATAAGTTTGTATCTTCGAACTTTCAGTTGAGCAAATTCATCTACTGCTGCATTTAAGTTAACTTTGCCAGAATCTTCTTTTTCTACAGCAATTACCATTAAATCACTCAAACGATCATCGCTCATAGTAGTTCTAATGTAGGATTTCAATCTTTTAAGAGAAGAAAAGAACCTTTCATTAGATGCTGTGCTTATTGGAagcgtaataataatgtgaagaatttttattgtttcaataaaaGCTCCAGAGTGAAGAGTCAGAGTATtcattatagaataaaaatctggttttaaaatatctttattttttaacaatgatTTTGCTGAATTAAATTCTGATgatagatttaatatatttatttgaaaatgtttgtagtGCTCGATAAAAAACTTCAAGTATGGACACtttgtattaaagtaataagGACTAGAATAATCGAAAATTTCAAAGATCTTgaataattctttatttttttaaatctcatctCTAATTGTGATTCAAACctagttaaaaaatacaaatacataattaaagactaaagtattaaaaataaaaatctgactGATCATTgcgaacaatattaaaaaaataaaataagcaagGGGTTAGCAATAGAATCAAAAGCGTCTTAACTACAAAAGCTAagtaattatacatttgtatccCATAATATTAccagttagttttttttttatcaacattatattaatattattcgcaaaattaATGGTGTCAACAATATGAGatcaatttttactaattttcaataatatttaaaaataattattgattaattaaatatttattataaggagtaatttaatattattcttatgtaCCTGTCGATTATAGCGAAATAAACTTTAGACTTGATACTGTCTCTACTCTCAAGTTCATTTGTTTTACCAAGTGTTGAGTTTACATAATAGTCATTAAGATGCTTATTAAGTACTAAGTTTCTTTGAAAGCGTTTATGTTTCAACTGATATTCTTGATTGTTCAATCCGTTTTTACTCGCAAATAGTATCGacttttcactaatttttaaatacatttcatcaTTACGTAATGCATGAAGGTCATCTTTAGTTGACTTAACTAAATCCATagcttttgaaaatataatagaagaaGATTGAAGTTCATTAGATAAAcagttaatactttttaaaatttttttcataatatttaaaattaaaataaatttaaaggaaGATATTTCTTCTAGTAACCCAGAAGCTCGTGCTGTTTGGTCACCTTgcaatgttaaaattgttaaaacttCCTTGATTTCAGAGTAgcgttttttaactttttgtaatGAACTGTACCAGTAGGCCCATCTCTCATCTTTCTAAATGCATTACATgaatttttttgtctttttgaatttgaataaatttttcaTACCTTGTATGTCCattcatcaaaaatgtatataagccCTGAACTGTATCAAAAAAATCTACTACAGCTTTAACACCTTGAATTGAATTTACTAAACAGAGGTTAAGACGGTGAGCATGACAGTGAACATATATGGCCTGTGGAATGACATTGGCTATTCTGGTTTGGACACCAGAAAAGGCACCGCTCATCACTGATGCTCCATCATAACATTGAGCTATACAGCGGTTCCgatctaatttattttcatcaataatcTTTAAGATGGCATCACTTAATGACTGGGCATCACATATTTTCATGTGGTAACATCCTAAAGTTTTTTCTTGAATATCTAAGTTTTTATCAACAAATCGTATTAAAAAACTTAACTGTTCTTTTTTACTTGCATCTTTTGTTTCATCCACCAATGCAGCATAAGCACCAACATCATTTATGCTactcaaaatattctttttatagATGAtgcaattatatgtataaaatcattttgGTAATCATGGCTCGTATAATGACCATACCTTGATCgtaatttgtttatcattttatcGTCACCAAATGATTCAAGTAATTCAATGAAATTGCCTTTATTTgatgaatttgtttttagattctgagtggaacgatgaatgtattgattttacaataatgtgtgtttttttttttatttttttattatttttttatttttttttgtgtctgtcatcaccttttaggacagtaaaactgcttcgattttcttcaacagtaacttttatgattggaaagtgaatctagttggtactttggggggtcaaaagtaaaaatttcccagtagttttcaaaagcgacgtgaaaacaaaagaaaaattNNNNNNNNNNNNNNNNNNNNNNNNNNNNNNNNNNNNNNNNNNNNNNNNNNNNNN
It encodes the following:
- the LOC103310885 gene encoding zinc finger MYM-type protein 1-like, yielding MINKLRSSINDVGAYAALVDETKDASKKEQLSFLIRFVDKNLDIQEKTLGCYHMKICDAQSLSDAILKIIDENKLDRNRCIAQCYDGASVMSGAFSGVQTRIANVIPQAIYVHCHAHRLNLCLVNSIQGVKAVVDFFDTVQGLYTFLMNGHTRYEKFIQIQKDKKIHVMHLER